The sequence GCAGCAGGAACGGGTCCTCCGGCAGCTGCCCGCAGGCCAGGTCCGCCGCGTAGCGGGTGAGCCCGTCGACGTCCGTGGCCAGGTGCACGGTGCCCGCCCCGGCGACCTGCGGGTTGGTCCACGGCATCGGCCCGTCCAGCGCCCAGTCGACCTTGACCGTCGAGCCGTCCCAGCGGAAGTGGTCGAGGTCCTCGACCAGCCGGGGCGGCAGCCAGGCCGCGCCGACCAGGTCCAGGTAGAGCGCGGGCGCCGGCACGTCGGCCAGCACCGCCCGACGGGCCCGCCAGGTGGCGCCGCCCTCGGTCCGTACGCCCATCGCCCGGCCCCGGGCGACGAGCACCCGGTCCACCCGGGCGGAGTAGGTGATCCGGCCGCCCTTGGCGATCAGCCGCGCGACCAGCGCGTCGGTGATCCGCTGCGCGCCGCCCACCGGCACCGGCCAGCCGACCTGCTGACCGAGCATGGCGAGCAGCCAGCCGTAGATGCCCGACCCGGCGTCGTCGGGCGACAGGTCGGTGTGCAGGGCGCAACTCGCCATCAGCGCGGGCGCGCCCTCGCCCCGGAACACCTCGCGGCCGAACTGGCGGCTCGGCAGCACCAGCCGGCGGGCCAGCCGCAGCGCCCCGGCGGTGCGCAGCCGGCCCAGCAGCGCCAACCCGTCGCGGACCGGCGGGAAGGGAGTGAACAGCGCGTTCACCAGGGGACGGGAGATCGCCCGCCAGTCGTCGTACGTGTCGAGCCAGCGCTGCCCGTCGCCGGGCGCGAACGCCTCCATCGACGCGGCGCTGCGGTCGGGGTCGCGGTTCAGAACCGCCGCCCGGCCGTCGGGCAGCACGTGCGCCAGCACGTCGGGCGCGTGCGTCCAGGCCAGTCCGTACGCGTCGAGGCGGAGCCCGCGCAGCACCGGCGAGGCGTACCCGAGGGGGTAGAAGGAGCTGTAGAGGTCGCTCAGGTAACCGGGGGTGGTCACCTCGGCGGAGCGGACCGCCCCGCCGGGGGCGCCGGTGGCCTCCAGGACCAGCACGTCCCAGCCGGCGTCGGCGAGCAGGTTGGCGGCCACCAGTCCGTTGTGCCCGGCGCCGATGACGACGGCGTCCGCGGTCTCGATGCCGGTCCCGGTCATCCGATCCGCCTACCCGGCCAGCAACCGGGCGAAACGCGTTTGCCTCGCCGGGACCGGGGCATCCACTGCCGCATGTACAGGGTTGAACAGCTCATCGGTGGAGTGTGGGGCGCGGGCGGCGCGGGCGGTGAACTGGTCGTGCACGATCCCGCCGACGGCACGCCGGTCAGCACCGTACCGGTGGCGACGGCGGACGAGGTGGCCAAGGCGGTCGAGGCGGCCCGGGGCGCGGCGGCGGAGTGGGCGGCGACGGCCCCGGCGGAGCGGGCGGCGGCGCTGCACCGGGCCGCGGACGCGCTGGCGGCGGCGGCGGACGAACTGGCCGAGGCGACGACGGCGGAGATGGGCAAGCCACTCGCCGACGCCCGGGGCGGCGTGGAGGCGGGCATCGGCACGCTGCGACAGTACGCCGAGTTGGGCCCGGTGCGGGGCGGGCGGACGCTGCACGGCGGCGCGCACGCCATCGACTTCATGGCGCCGGAGCCGCGCGGGGTGCTCGCCGCCATCACCCCGTGGAACGACCCGGTGGCGGTCTCCTGCGGGCTGCTCGGCGCGGCCCTGGTGACCGGCAACGTGGTGCTGTACAAGCCGAGCGAGCGGACCCCGGCCACCGGCTGGCTGCTGGCCCGGATCCTCGACGGCGCGCTGCCGGCCGGGGTGCTGTCCCTGCTGACCGGCGGTGGCGAGGTGGGCGCGGCGCTGGCCGCGCAGGAGGTGGACGTGGTGGCCCACGTCGGCTCCACCGCCACCGGCCGGGCCATCGCGGCGGCCTGCGCCCGGACCGGCGCGAAGGCGCTGCTGGAGAACGGCGGCAGCGACCCGCTGATCGTCGACGCCGGGGTGGACCCGGTCTGGGCGGCCGGGCAGGCGGCGATCGGCTCGTTCGCCAACGCCGGCCAGATCTGCGTCGCCGTCGAGCGGATCTACGTGCACCGGGACGTGGCGGAGGACTTCGTCGACGCGCTGGTCGAGCGGGCGGAGGCACTGCGGGTCGGCCCGGGCCGGGACCCGGAGACCGAGCTGGGCCCGCTGGTGGACCGGCGGCACCGCGACCACGTGCACGGCCAGGTGACCGCGGCGGTGGCCGAGGGGGCGACGCTCCGCACCGGGGGGGTGCTGCCGGAGGGGTCGGGGGCGTTCTACCCGGCGACGGTGGTCACCGATTGCCGGCACGAGAT comes from Micromonospora purpureochromogenes and encodes:
- a CDS encoding aldehyde dehydrogenase family protein produces the protein MYRVEQLIGGVWGAGGAGGELVVHDPADGTPVSTVPVATADEVAKAVEAARGAAAEWAATAPAERAAALHRAADALAAAADELAEATTAEMGKPLADARGGVEAGIGTLRQYAELGPVRGGRTLHGGAHAIDFMAPEPRGVLAAITPWNDPVAVSCGLLGAALVTGNVVLYKPSERTPATGWLLARILDGALPAGVLSLLTGGGEVGAALAAQEVDVVAHVGSTATGRAIAAACARTGAKALLENGGSDPLIVDAGVDPVWAAGQAAIGSFANAGQICVAVERIYVHRDVAEDFVDALVERAEALRVGPGRDPETELGPLVDRRHRDHVHGQVTAAVAEGATLRTGGVLPEGSGAFYPATVVTDCRHEMTLVREETFGPVAPVVVVDSFSEALRCAADSPYGLAGTVLTASMSHAQRAWRELPVGTVKVNAVFGGAPGGAAQPRRGSGQGFGYGPELLDEFSTVKTVHLEAPGGGHW
- a CDS encoding phytoene desaturase family protein, which translates into the protein MTGTGIETADAVVIGAGHNGLVAANLLADAGWDVLVLEATGAPGGAVRSAEVTTPGYLSDLYSSFYPLGYASPVLRGLRLDAYGLAWTHAPDVLAHVLPDGRAAVLNRDPDRSAASMEAFAPGDGQRWLDTYDDWRAISRPLVNALFTPFPPVRDGLALLGRLRTAGALRLARRLVLPSRQFGREVFRGEGAPALMASCALHTDLSPDDAGSGIYGWLLAMLGQQVGWPVPVGGAQRITDALVARLIAKGGRITYSARVDRVLVARGRAMGVRTEGGATWRARRAVLADVPAPALYLDLVGAAWLPPRLVEDLDHFRWDGSTVKVDWALDGPMPWTNPQVAGAGTVHLATDVDGLTRYAADLACGQLPEDPFLLLGQMTTADASRSPAGTESLWSYTHLPFRRDWRAEDVAAHVDRMEAVLERHAPGFKGLVRGRFVAGPADLEERNPSLVGGAVGGGTAAAYQQLFLRPVPGLGRPDTPVDRLYLASASANPGGGVHGAPGANAAQAALSRNRALTGGLYARAIGAAHRAVYR